A genomic segment from Glycine soja cultivar W05 chromosome 20, ASM419377v2, whole genome shotgun sequence encodes:
- the LOC114401335 gene encoding cytochrome P450 89A2-like, which produces MEAWFIVIVSLCVCVLIRAIFSLFHNKTITTPPGPPNIPVITSFLWLRKTFSELEPILRNLHTKYGPIVTLPIGSHRVIFIADRTLAHQALIQNGSLFSDRPKALAIGKILSCNQHNINSASYGPTWRTLRRNLASEMLHPSRAKSFSEIRKWVLHTLLTRLKSDSQSNDSIKIIDHFQYAMFCLLVFMCFGERLDDGKVRDIERVLRQLLLGMNRFNILNFWNPVMRVLFRNRWEELMRFRKEKDDVFVPLIRARKQKRAKDDVVVSYVDTLLDLELPEEKRKLSEMEMVTLCSEFMNAGTDTTSTALQWIMANLVKYPHVQEKVVDEIRSVLGERVREENEVKEEDLQKLPYLKAVILEGLRRHPPGHFVLPHAVTEDVVFNDYLVPKNGTVNFMVAEMGWDPKVWEDPMAFKPERFMNEEGFDITGSKEIKMMPFGAGRRICPGYNLALLHLEYFAANLVWNFEWKVPEGGNVDLSEKQEFTVVMKNALLVHISPRI; this is translated from the coding sequence ATGGAAGCCTGGTTCATCGTCATCGTCTCTCTCTGTGTCTGCGTTCTCATCAGAGCCATCTTCTCCCTTTTTCACAACAAAACCATAACCACCCCACCAGGCCCTCCCAACATCCCTGTCATCACAAGCTTCCTATGGCTCCGAAAAACCTTCTCCGAACTCGAGCCAATCCTCCGAAACCTCCACACCAAATACGGCCCCATCGTAACTCTCCCAATCGGTTCCCACCGCGTCATCTTCATTGCCGACAGAACCCTGGCCCACCAAGCCCTAATCCAAAACGGTTCCCTCTTCTCCGACCGCCCCAAGGCCCTCGCCATCGGCAAAATCTTATCTTGCAACCAGCACAACATCAACTCCGCCTCCTACGGCCCCACGTGGCGCACCCTCCGCCGCAACCTCGCCTCCGAGATGCTCCACCCCTCACGCGCCAAGTCCTTCTCCGAAATCCGCAAGTGGGTCCTACACACCCTCCTCACGCGCCTCAAATCAGATTCACAGTCCAACGACTCAATAAAAATCATTGACCACTTCCAATACGCCATGTTTTGCTTGCTCGTGTTCATGTGCTTCGGTGAAAGACTCGACGATGGGAAAGTCAGAGACATCGAGCGAGTGCTGCGCCAACTGCTTCTGGGCATGAACAGGTTCAACATCCTCAATTTCTGGAACCCAGTCATGCGGGTTTTGTTCCGCAATCGTTGGGAGGAGTTGATGAGGTTTCGCAAGGAGAAAGATGACGTGTTTGTTCCGCTTATAAGAGCCAGGAAGCAAAAGCGAGCCAAGGACGATGTCGTAGTCTCATACGTTGACACGTTGTTGGATTTGGAACTACCTGAGGAGAAACGCAAGCTCAGCGAAATGGAAATGGTGACGCTTTGTAGCGAGTTTATGAACGCGGGTACGGACACTACTTCGACGGCATTGCAGTGGATAATGGCGAATTTGGTGAAGTACCCTCACGTGCAAGAAAAGGTAGTGGATGAGATTAGAAGCGTGTTGGGTGAAAGAgtgagagaagagaatgaagtGAAAGAAGAAGATTTGCAGAAACTGCCTTATCtgaaagctgtgattttggaaGGGTTGAGGCGTCACCCACCTGGCCACTTTGTTTTGCCGCATGCTGTCACCGAGGACGTGGTTTTTAATGATTATTTGGTGCCTAAGAATGGGACGGTTAATTTCATGGTGGCGGAGATGGGGTGGGACCCTAAGGTGTGGGAGGATCCAATGGCGTTTAAGCCAGAGAGATTTATGAACGAAGAAGGGTTTGATATAACTGGGAGTAAAGAGATTAAGATGATGCCGTTTGGTGCTGGGAGAAGGATATGCCCTGGATATAACTTGGCTTTGCTTCATTTGGAGTACTTTGCGGCTAATTTGGTTTGGAATTTTGAGTGGAAGGTTCCTGAGGGAGGGAATGTGGATTTGTCGGAGAAACAAGAATTCACTGTTGTGATGAAAAATGCATTGCTGGTTCATATTTCTCCTAGGATCTAG